From the genome of Candidatus Aegiribacteria sp., one region includes:
- a CDS encoding phosphatase PAP2 family protein, with translation MPKRNRLSSGIFVYLVIVFFMFSEVIGDDFFHFMGEDVHHMFSREPLLVIGLGGAATAGAFIFEDHRGYGGFMGDGCLRNCSEVCDKAFGLPLLGASSITWAVGTLSASHDAEETGQMLTESLLLTYGITGAMKLASGRTRPDGSNSRSFPSGHSSSTACAAVILWDRYGAGAGIPAAAIAAFTALSRVTLEKHYPSDIIAGAAIGISVGLAVAGAHEDEAGSSQRIQPALGIRWSSTGGFGVYF, from the coding sequence ATGCCGAAAAGGAATAGGCTGTCCAGCGGGATTTTTGTTTACCTGGTAATCGTATTTTTCATGTTCTCAGAAGTAATTGGAGATGACTTCTTTCATTTCATGGGAGAGGATGTCCATCATATGTTCTCAAGAGAGCCTTTGCTGGTAATTGGCCTCGGTGGAGCCGCTACTGCAGGAGCTTTCATCTTTGAAGACCACAGAGGCTACGGTGGCTTCATGGGAGATGGATGCCTGAGGAACTGCTCAGAGGTATGCGATAAAGCATTTGGCCTGCCACTTCTCGGAGCATCCTCAATTACATGGGCAGTTGGAACTCTCTCGGCTTCCCACGATGCCGAAGAGACCGGGCAGATGCTCACCGAAAGTCTCCTTCTGACCTACGGTATAACCGGCGCTATGAAGCTTGCGTCGGGCAGAACAAGACCCGATGGAAGCAATTCCAGAAGTTTTCCTTCCGGACATTCTTCCAGTACAGCCTGCGCTGCGGTTATACTCTGGGACAGGTACGGTGCCGGTGCCGGTATTCCGGCAGCAGCTATTGCTGCATTTACTGCCCTTTCAAGGGTAACCCTCGAAAAGCATTATCCCTCCGATATAATTGCCGGGGCAGCTATAGGAATCTCCGTGGGGCTTGCGGTCGCAGGGGCGCATGAAGATGAAGCAGGTTCAAGCCAGCGGATTCAGCCTGCGCTGGGAATAAGATGGAGCAGTACCGGAGGATTTGGAGTATATTTCTAG